One part of the Haliaeetus albicilla chromosome 9, bHalAlb1.1, whole genome shotgun sequence genome encodes these proteins:
- the TIMM22 gene encoding mitochondrial import inner membrane translocase subunit Tim22 gives MAAAPPPSAPGGPEPPPLQYSLLLQHLVGEQRRPRAWDPAALGGIPSPPKTEEQKMVERAMESCAFKAALACVGGFVLGGAFGVFTAGIDTNVGFDPKDPYRTPTAKEVLKDMGQRGISYAKNFAIVGAMFSCTECVVESYRGKSDWKNSVISGCITGGAIGFRAGLKAGVIGCGGFAAFSAAIDYYLR, from the exons ATGGCGGCAGCGCCGCCGCCCTCCGCTCCGGGTGGCCCGGAGCCTCCCCCGCTGCAGTACAGCCTGTTGCTGCAGCACCTGGTGGGCGAGCAGCGGCGGCCCCGCGCTTGGGACCCCGCCGCCCTGGGCGGCATCCCCAGCCCGCCCAAGACCGAGGAGCAGAAGATGGTGGAGCGGGCCATGGAGAGCTGCGCCTTCAAAGCGGCGCTGGCCTGCGTGGGAG GATTTGTTCTGGGAGGCGCATTTGGTGTCTTCACAGCTGGCATCGACACCAACGTTGGGTTTGATCCCAAGGATCCATATCGCACGCCAACCGCAAAAGAGGTCCTCAAAGATATGGGGCAGCGAGGCATATCCTACGCAAAGAACTTTGCCATTGTGGGCGCCATGTTCTCCTGCACAGAATGTGTGGTAGAATCT TATCGTGGCAAGTCAGACTGGAAGAATAGTGTTATTAGCGGCTGCATCACAGGAGGAGCGATCGGCTTCAGAG CTGGTTTGAAGGCAGGGGTTATTGGCTGTGGTGGATTTGCTGCTTTCTCCGCTGCAATTGATTACTATCTACGGTAA